In Spinacia oleracea cultivar Varoflay chromosome 5, BTI_SOV_V1, whole genome shotgun sequence, a single window of DNA contains:
- the LOC110797225 gene encoding uncharacterized protein has translation MLFGFSLRDKAQTWLNDVKETEWSAISQAFLEEFFPPIKTAEIRHKFTTFTQEPEESLREAWDRFKALQRSCPHHNIEKWFLVQIFYHGLQDNTKNTVDSAAGGVFLDKEVDAGYDFLTNLAANHYSTTRTTYRRGKMEVDAYSLLSSQVASLNLKIDSLKLLSLDTTQIEQVNAFNRGNPMTHIPTPIIQQQAPQTNATPEPNMGDLYKLIANMQKTAEIAQKNHDESIKKLKNQNRMLENQVAQLADTLSHRQPGTLLGQSTRPQGQKGKSANAITLRSGTKYDGTPMPTDDATLAKENTNEPEKTIGAEPQIPEVDNDDDVGTNKGKEKISDSLPIVPKLPFPHRMQKTKVDQQLGKFLVMVKNLETFDEAQSKGNRADENRGMQEENRGMQEGSRGMHEELKLLKKKLKQQKQQFKFAIKIGVIMFAFLIWIAMK, from the exons atgttgtttggttttagcctTCGTGATAAGGCTCAAACATGGTTGAATGATGTCAAGGAGACAGAGTGGAGTGCTATTTCACAGGCGTTTCTTGAAGAATTCTTTCCACCCATCAAGACTGCTGAAATAAGGCACAAGTTTACTACATTCACGCAAGAACCTGAAGAGTCACTTAGAGAAGCTTGGGATAGATTCAAGGCATTGCAGCGGTCTTGTCCGCATCACAACattgaaaaatggttcttggttcagattttctaccatGGTTTGCAAGATAATACGAAGAACACAGTTGATTCTGCTGCTGGGGGAGTTTTccttgacaaagaagtggatgcAGGTTATGATTTTCTTACCAATCTTGCTGCCAATCACTATAGCACCACCAGAACCACATATAGGAGGGGCAAGATGGAAGTTGATGCTTATTCTCTATTGTCCTCACAAGTGGCATCCTTGAACCTAAAGATTGATTCTTTGAAGCTCCTCAGTCTG GATACCACGCAAATTGAGCAAGTGAATGCTTTCAACAGAGGCAACCCAATGACCCATATTCCAACTCCTATAATCCAG CAACAAGCTCCTCAGACCAATGCTACTCCAGAGCCTAACATGGGTGATCTGTATAAGCTCATTGCAAATATGCAGAAGACCGCAGAGATAGCTCAAAAGAACCATGATGAGAGCATAAAAAAGTTGAAGAATCAGAATAGAATGTTGGAGAATCAAGTTGCTCAACTTGCTGACACTCTATCTCATAGGCAACCGGGTACACTTCTAGGGCAATCTACTCGGCCCCAGGGTCAGAAGGGAAAAAGTGCCAATGCTATCACTCTTAGAAGTGGCACTAAATATGATGGAACCCCGATGCCCACTGATGATGCAACTCTTGCTAAGGAGAACACAAATGAACCAGAGAAAACAATTGGCGCAGAGCCTCAAATCCCGGAagttgataatgatgatgatgttggCACAAATAAAGGGAAGGAGAAGATTTCTGATTCTCTCCCTATTGTGCCTAAGTTGCCTTTCCCTCACCGGATGCAGAAAACTAAGGTCGATCAACAACTTGGTAAGTTCTTGGTAATGGTCAAGAATCTTGAG ACATTTGATGAAGCTCAAAGCAAGGGAAACAGAGCTGATGAAaacaggggaatgcaagaagaaaacaggggaatgcaagaaGGAAGCAGGGGAATGCATGAAGAGTTGAAGCTATTGAAGAAGAAACTGAAACAACAGAAACAACAATTCAAGTTTGCAATAAAAATTGGTGTAATAATGTTTGCATTTCTAATTTGGATAGCAATGAAGTAG
- the LOC130461655 gene encoding uncharacterized protein codes for MTAMWLLLHHGSHSFDVRVTDMEKYRLLRLFLDIFEESVRQDVFLPSTFALFIESPCGRVELVDDKTMKLMWGWNWGKDTAEIWVEGTDKPGVVFRNAVATIEHHRKESERKLKERQDELLRAQRKEEEEMRKKQEREDILRELQEQMEYTIAVEVPVVDCEDLSTEYVRIISKDGADEVFPGASQPQPTQESSPSKKPTSPKPKQKAKVKPTTPKAPKVPKAKKLTPKRRPTPTQKQATPKAKKPTPTTKKPTSTPQQPTPTPEQSIPPAQQPTPTTQQPIPPPQQPNPSPQTHPTHSPPPQNTQNDQPPHSPPPQNTQNDQPPHSTPTQNQSEAVKRKGARTRPTGFRVNKVTAKKAGTWVSKGKGIGRKGTGRSKSARVFTDIEDIGSEEESEDSDWEESEPDSELEEDKLDDWVDSDVEAEVITDDVPDLLFEECLDGSSKMDKAYKNGKIWTHQPYGSIKLEPWLIFPDKSTFLDVLRSFCIQEGFGLSVERADSKRYTAVCAIETCDWRIHASKMVDSVSWAIKGISGCHKTCGRLEENPVVTSEWLCKNMMSLIEANTEIPVETLRRYAQETFQLRVKKRLLYKVRSMAVEKIHGGWAEAYELLPRYAEMIKQTNPGSYALISWGATSGDVNPKFRACFFSFAAQVKGFLRGCRPIIGIDGAHLSGFYKGILLTAVGIDGNNEIFVLAYGIVDTESCDSWTHFMRCLRQMFEQEGCNKDDWTFISDRMKGVDLAVRDTFPRATRRVCCQHLYMNCKNNGFSGSAFFKLFWIAANAHNEYVYGKELEKITAHDPNAAAYLDTCQEQWSRHMFDPSVCCDHNTTNFVESFNACTKPYRDMPVFSLLEAIRKWCMERVGARFDMAIDMEDGQLTEYAKKEVDERTGESRFCYATACGGGEFEVRDAHVNFPIRLSTRSCGCGKWQISGIPCKHALRVIYDQRLNPIDFVSPFFKSAAYKLTYADHIHPMSDPTQWPNFSLPTIQPPVIKRQAGRPAKKRKRGPNEPRKGKRNSNVKCGKCREFGHNSRTCKNGGPSTGPSTSAAAGASTSQGGSRGRKRANTAT; via the exons ATGACTGCAATGTGGTTGTTATTGCATCATGGATCACATAGCTTTGATGTGAGAGTTACAGACATGGAAAAGTATCGTCTTTTGAGGTTGTTTTTGGATATTTTTGAGGAATCTGTTAGGCAGGATGTGTTTTTACCTAGTACATTTGCCCTGTTTATTGAGTCTCCCTGTGGTAGAGTTGAGTTGGTAGATGATAAGACAATGAAGCTAATGTGGGGATGGAATTGGGGTAAGGACACTGCTGAAATATGGGTTGAGGGTACAGACAAACCAGGAGTGGTGTTTAGAAATGCTGTTGCCACAATTGAGCATCATAGGAAGGAGAGTGAGAGAAAGCTCAAAGAGAGACAAGATGAACTTCTTAGGGCTCAAAGAAAGGAGGAAGAGGAAATGAGGAAAAAACAGGAGAGAGAGGACATTTTAAGGGAACTTCAAGAACAAATGGAGTACACAATAGCTGTGGAGGTGCCTGTGGTTGATTGTGAGGACTTAAGCACTGAGTATGTGAGGATTATAAGCAAGGATGGTGCTGATGAGGTGTTTCCAGGAGCCTCTCAACCACAACCCACACAAGAATCTTCACCCTCCAAAAAACCTACTTCTCCTAAACCAAAACAAAAGGCCAAAGTCAAGCCAACTACTCCAAAAGCTCCTAAGGTTCCTAAAGCCAAGAAACTGACCCCTAAGAGGAGACCCACCCCAACTCAAAAACAGGCCACACCAAAGGCAAAAAAACCCACCCCAACAACAAAAAAGCCCACCTCAACACCACAGCAACCCACCCCAACTCCAGAACAATCAATCCCACCAGCACAGCAACCCACCCCAACAACACAGCAGCCCATCCCACCACCACAGCAACCCAACCCATCACCACAAACACACCCCACCCATTCCCCACCACCACAGAACACCCAAAATGATCAACCACCCCATTCCCCACCACCACAGAACACCCAAAATGATCAGCCACCCCATTCAACACCAACACAGAATCAGTCTGAAGCTGTTAAAAGGAAGGGGGCCAGAACTAGACCTACAGGGTTCAGGGTGAACAAAGTGACTGCCAAGAAAGCTGGAACTTGGGTATCCAAAGGGAAGGGCATAGGTAGGAAGGGTACAGGGAGGTCAAAGAGTGCAAGGGTGTTCACTGATATTGAGGATATAGGTTCAGAAGAGGAGAGTGAGGATTCAGATTGGGAGGAATCTGAACCAGACTCTGAACTAGAGGAGGATAAACTTGATGATTGGGTTGACTCTGATGTGGAGGCTGAGGTGATAACAGATGATGTGCCTGACTTATTGTTTGAGGAATGTTTGGATGGTTCTAGTAAGATGGATAAGGCCTACAAGAATGGAAAGATATGGACTCATCAACCATATGGGTCCATCAAATTAGAACCTTGGTTGATCTTTCCAGACAAGTCCACTTTCCTAGatgttttgaggagtttttgcaTACAAGAGGGGTTTGGACTAAGTGTTGAGAGGGCTGACAGTAAGAGGTACACTGCAGTGTGTGCAATAGAAACTTGTGACTGGAGGATACATGCAAGTAAGATGGTTGACAGTGTCAGTTGGGCTATTAAGGGGATCAGTGGGTGCCACAAAACTTGTGGGAGATTGGAGGAGAACCCTGTGGTGACCTCTGAGTGGCTATGTAAGAACATGATGAGTCTAATTGAGGCCAACACTGAAATTCCTGTTGAGACATTGAGAAGGTATGCACAGGAGACATTTCAATTGAGGGTTAAAAAGAGATTGTTGTACAAAGTAAGGAGTATGGCAGTAGAGAAGATACATGGTGGTTGGGCTGAGGCTTATGAGTTGCTTCCTAGGTATGCTGAGATGATTAAACAGACAAACCCAGGAAGTTATGCACTGATTTCATGGGGTGCTACAAGTGGGGATGTGAACCCCAAGTTCAGAGCTTGTTTCTTCTCCTTTGCTGCTCAAGTCAAGGGGTTTTTGAGGGGGTGCAGGCCTATAATTGGAATAGATGGGGCTCATCTAAGTGGGTTTTACAAGGGAATCCTACTCACAGCTGTTGGCATTGATGGGAACAATGAAATATTTGTTCTGGCTTATGGGATAGTGGACACTGAGAGCTGTGATAGTTGGACACATTTCATGAGATGCTTGAGGCAGATGTTTGAGCAAGAGGGTTGCAACAAAGATGATTGGACCTTCATCAGTGACAGGATGAAG GGAGTTGACTTGGCAGTGAGAGATACTTTTCCTAGAGCTACTAGGAGAGTTTGCTGCCAACACTTGTACATGAATTGCAAAAACAATGGATTTAGTGGATCTGCTTTCTTCAAACTGTTTTGGATAGCTGCAAATGCACACAATGAGTATGTGTATGGTAAAGAATTAGAGAAGATCACTGCTCATGATCCAAATGCTGCTGCATACTTGGACACATGCCAGGAGCAGTGGTCCAGGCATATGTTTGACCCTTCTGtttgttgtgatcacaacacaacaaactttgtggagtcattcaatgcatgcacaaaaccatacagagacaTGCCTGTATTCTCATTGTTGGAAG CAATCAGAAAGTGGTGTATGGAGAGGGTTGGGGCAAGATTTGACATGGCAATTGATATGGAGGATGGTCAGTTGACTGAGTATGCCAAGAAAGAGGTGGATGAAAGAACAGGAGAGTCTAGGTTCTGCTATGCTACAGCCTGTGGTGGGGGGGAATTTGAGGTCAGAGATGCACATGTGAACTTCCCCATCAGGTTATCAACTAGAAGCTGTGGGTGTGGGAAGTGGCAAATTTCTGGAATCCCCTGCAAGCATGCACTCAGGGTAATTTATGACCAAAGGCTGAACCCCATTGATTTTGTCTCCCCATTCTTCAAGTCTGCTGCATACAAGCTTACATATGCAGACCACATTCACCCCATGTCAGACCCAACACAGTGGCCTAACTTTTCTCTCCCTACCATTCAGCCTCCAGTCATCAAAAGACAAGCTGGCAGACCtgctaagaagagaaagagaggaccAAATGAACCCAGGAAGGGGAAGAGAAACAGCAATGTGAAATGTGGAAAGTGCAGGGAGTTTGGTCATAACTCAAGGACATGTAAGAATGGAGGACCAAGCACTGGACCAAGCACTTCAGCAGCAGCAGGAGCAAGTACATCACAAGGGGGTTCAAGGGGGAGGAAAAGAGCAAACACAGCAACTTAA